The following is a genomic window from Zalophus californianus isolate mZalCal1 chromosome 10, mZalCal1.pri.v2, whole genome shotgun sequence.
ACTTTTTTGTTCCAACTGTCTCCTAGAACTTCTTTGCTGGAAACCTGGGTTTCCACAAAGGCTCTCCTATCCCTGTTGATTatctaagtgtttttttttttttaagatttttatttatttatttattgagagagagagagaatggtagagagagagcacgagagggaggaaggtcagagggagaagcagactccccgccgagcaaggagccggatgcaggactcgatcccgggactccaggatcatgacgtgagccgaaggcagtcgcttaaccaactgagccacccaggcgccctaagtcaGTGTTTTCTGCAGGCTCCCTGACCAGAGCCAAGAGGGAAGATGGTTCACAGGCCACTGTAGGGTCTGTAGCCAGGACCAAGGTCCGTGTGCCTATTACCTCACACACAGGAGGGCAAGACTCCTCCTGGGTCCCTTGGCATATGGTGCAGGATTTCACAGCTCCTACCAAGACCCTTTTGCCTGTGGATGGATGTCAACTTGTTGTTGGGGTGGGAGGACATGGATGAGGAACATCTTATTCAGCCATGATGCTGGTATCACCCAtgtaaagttctttatattttctggatattaatttcttatcagatatatgattgacagttattttctcccattccataggtagCCCTTTTACTCTTTTGATTATTCCCCTTGATgtgcagaaattttaaattttgacataatcctgtcatgaagatttactcctgtgtttcttctaggagttttataatcttttaagatttttaaaaaagattttatttatttatttgacagagagagagagaacacaagtaggaggagcaggagaggactagcaggctccccgctgagcagggagcccaattcagggtccaatcccaggaccctgggaccatgacctgagctgaaggcagatgcttaactgaccgagccacccaggtgcccctaaagatttttatttatttatttgagagagagagaacacaagcagagggaggagaagagggagaggaacaagcagacttgctgctgagtgtggagtccaatgctgggctccaacccatgaccctgagatcgtgacctgagccgaaatcaagagtcggatgctcagctgactgagccatccaggagccctggGTTTTACACTCTTATGTTTAGGTCCTTaatcaattttgaattaattctGTATATTGTTTAGGGTAGGGATCACATTCCATTCTTTGACATGTGCATatacagttttcccagcaccacttgaAGAGGctatttttctccatcttcccaCTGGCACCCGTTGAAGATCATTTGAGCATATATgcgagggtctatttctgggctctgtattctgttccactggtccatgtgtctgtctttatgccactACCAGGACTGCTGCCTCTTGACCAATTACAGCTGTAGCATCTATGTAGCCTTCTCTCCCTAAAGGGAAAACGCACTGAGATACCCAATCCTAGAATCACCGCCACTTCCTGACAGCGTCCGATCCAGAGTAAAGCCCTGCTTCCTTGGACTCTGTCCAAAATCACCTAATATAAGCCCAAATCCTATACAGGCATACCTGTGTTATATATGCTTCACAAGTATTCCatgttttacaaattgaaggtctgtggcaGCCCTGCATTGAGCAAGCGTATTGGCACTGTTTTCCCAATAGCATTTAGCATTtgttcacttcatgtctctgtcacattttggcaaTTCTCCCAACATTtcaacaattttattattatcatatttgttatggtgatctctgaccagtgatctttgatgttaacTATTGTAATTGCTTTCGGGTGCCACAGAGCACATCTATACAAGACAACAAATTTAACAAATGTTATATATGTTCTCACTGCTCCACAGACCAGTCATTCCCccaatctctcttcctctccacagGCCTCCCTagtccctgagacacaacaatactGAAAGCAGCCAATTAATCATCCTACAAGGGTCTCTaaatgttcaagtgaaaggaagactcacacatctctcactttaaggcagaagctagaaatgattaagtttAGTGGGGgaggcatgtcaaaagccaagataggcCGAAAACTAAGCCTTCTGTGCCAAACAATTAGCTAaaatgtgaatgcaaaggaaaagttcttgaaggaaattaaaaatgctacttCAGTGAACATACAAATGATAAAGTGATGTAGGTTCCTGGTGGTCTTCGGTTGGAGGGTACGGGCATACAAGACCATGGGATTACTATCTTCAAAGTATATAGGACAGTACGCATCAACAAGAGATTCACAGGCCAATAAAAATactggacaaagagaaaaaaatagtcacaAGAGAAGAAATATAAACGAATGGCTTCataaatcttggggaaaaaaagcctgtTTTACCCCAAATGCATAAAATGATACTGCTGATTCAGTCGGTGGGACCATCATTTCAAATTTGAGTCCCGCTGCTGTTGTTGTCCCTTCCCGTAAAGCCTCAGCACGAAAAGCCTGGGAAACCCTGTATTTGGGGATGTTTATCTGCTACCATCAAGTTGCGAGAGCTGCGGCCAGACACGGGTTTGAAGCCGGCTGGGCGCACCTTCCCCAGGTAGTACACATTCCCACGGTCGCCGTGGTCCTCCGGGGGAGCCCCTGCGCATCTCAGGCCGGCTCGTCACGGAAGAGGGCGTTCTAGCCGGCCGCCTACTCCATGGTAGGGCCCCCTGCCCGCTTGGCCCGTGGCGGCCGCCATGTTGGAGGCTCAGGCAGGGAGCCATGGCTGCGAGCGGCGGGTGCACAGTCGGAGCTGCGCCAGCTCCGCGGGGCAGATGCTGGAGGTGCGGCCAGGGCTGTACTTGGGTGGAGCCGCGGCCGTGGCGGAGCCGGACCACCTGAGGCAGGCGGGCATCACGGCCGTGCTGACGGTGGACTCAGAGGAGCCCGACTTCAAGTCGGGGGCGGGGATGGAGGGTCTACGGAGCCTCTTCGTGTCGGCGCTGGACAAGCCCGAGACTGACTTGCTCAGCCATCTGGACCGGTGCGTGGCCTTCATCAGCCGGGCCCGCGCCGAGGGCCGCTCCGTGTTGGTGCACTGGTGAGTGGCCCGCACGGGGGGGAGCGGCCCCGCTTCCAGCCTGCCGCCGCCACCCCTTCCTCCGAGGACCCTAGGGGAGGACGAAGGGGCTGTCAGACCGCCAGAACCTCGTCTCCGTCCCTTCCGCGCCTGGCGTGTGTccgagagagaggaggggcaggaggcggGCCCCCGTTGGCGTGCTTGCTCTCAttcattcttgttttgttgattcGTACTTGTTTTCGTTGGTTCATTCTGCAGTCCCCCCTCCCATCCCCGAGTTGTTTTTTAGTGGGGTCTGATAGATGGCAAGGTCCCTGAACCTAAAAAGACTTTAAAAGCTCtccggggggcgcctgggtggctcagtcgctgggcgtctgcctgcctccggctcaggtcatgatcccggagtcctgagatcgagccccgcatcgagttCCCTGTTTGGCCCGAagccggcttctctctctctcccactcccccctgcttgtgttccttcgctcgctgtgtctccctctgtcaaataaataaataaaatcttaaaaaaaaaggggggggaggcgcctgggtggctcagttggttaagcgactgccttcggctcaggtcatgatcctggagtcccgggatcgagtcccgcatcgggctccctgctcagcggggagtccgcttctccctctgaccctcccccctctcgtgctctctctctcattctcgctctcaaataaataaaatcttaaaaaacaacaaaaaaggctcTCGGGAGAAGCCAGACACCTCCCCGGATGATTGTAATGCAGATTAGGATGCCAGTCGTATACTAAAAGAGATGAACGAAGGTTGAGGTTATTCAAACGTCAAAGGAAAAGCAGATTTTTTGTTTGGGCAGAGGCTGGTTGGTGTagagaaatggggagaggaaAATTGGTTAGGACATAAAGGAGCCCAAAGCCATGCCCAGGGGAGAGATGGGAGTAAGTTGTAGCAGTGCCTATAAGAAAATCTTGATAGGTATTTGGGAATTCTTAGTAGTCCTCTTTAGTTCATTGGAATGTAATAACTAGTTTAAATTTACTGAGTCAGCGCTTTTACTGCGTGCCAGTACTTgctgtaaatatttacataaaggaCATAAGGTGGTGGTAAAATGGAAAGAAGCCTGGACCAGATTTCAGGGCCTTTAATGCCAAGAGCAAAGGAGCGTTGGATTTTTTCCAAAgccattataaaaatttttaaattagtgtaattattttttgaaaaagtaatacaTTCCCATGGTTCAGAATTCAAAAAGattaaggaaataaaggaataatTCTTTTGTGTGTTGGTAGTATTTCAGAGGCAAAGGGATTATTTGGGTAGAAGAAGCAGACATGAAGTGGACATGAACTTTACCGTTGATAGGgagctgggctttttttttttttaattgctgctatttgctattttattttaaaggtctcTTTTTCAGTCATGCAGGAGTTAGTCGAAGTGTGGCTATAATAACTGCTTTTATGATGAAGACTGACCAGCTTACCTTTGAAAAAGCCTATGAAAATCTCCAGATCATCAAACCAGAGGCTAAGTGAGTTTTTTGTTacagaaataattgtttttttgaTGTGATTTTATCCATTTAGAGAAAACTTAACTTTGTATTTGTTTGTCCTTACAGAGTGAATGAGGGATTTGAGTGGCAACTGAAATTATACCAGGCAATGGGATATGAAGTAGATACTTCTAGTGCAATTTATAAGCAATATCGTTTACAAAAAGTTACAGAAAAGTATCCAGGTAAGTAATAATTGCTAGTACTTATTGGGCCCTTTTTAGATGCTCTTTACTCTGATGCTAAAGGCTTCAGGTGCTTTATCTCACTTTTCCACTAATCCCTTGAGAcaggtacaattttttttttttcccctctgaaccGGTGCTTTAGCAAgaaataacttgttcaaggtcacatggttCGTAAGTGgtgggctgggatttgaactcaggcagtctgtGCTCAGAACCGCAGGGCTGCTTCACTATGCTGTCTGACCTCACCCTGATTTCTCAacactggagattttttttcccctgaggttAGCACTTCTTGCCTCAATTTGACATTTGCTGAATTTTGTCTGAAAATGCAGAGTTGATTTCAACAGTTACATTTTAATTATCTCATGTAGAATTACAGAACTTACCTCAAGAACTCTTTGCTGTTGACCCAACCACCATTTCACAAGGACTGAAAGATGGCATTCTCTACAAGTGTAGAAAGTGcaggtaaaatattttctatcctcTGGAGATTTTATCTTGTCTCAGTAGCCAAAATGTActaaaagtttcattttcttaaaatctgtAGAAGAATTTGTttaattgaacaaaataaaaatttcaaattcaaagCTGCTTTTAAGAAGaatgtaagttctttttttttaagattttatttattttttgacgaGATAgagcgcgagagagggaacaccaagcagggggagtgggagagggagaagcaggcttcccgctgagcagggagcctgatgtggggctcgatcccaggaccctgggatagtgacctgagccgaaggcagacgctaacgactgagccaccattTATGTAAGAATATAAATTCTTAAGAGTGAAAGTAAATCAGGTTACTTGTAGAGGTTATTGAAAATTAAAGTAGcataatccatttttattttgctaagaaACACTGCACATTTCGtcttttttttcatccttttggaagtcattaatgtttttgtttgggGGTTGCAGGCGATCTTTATTTCGAAGTTCGAGCATTTTGGATCATAATGAAGGAAGTGGTCCCATAGCCTTTGCCCACAAGAGAGTGACACCATCTTTCACACTCACCACAGGGAGTCCGGCTCAATGTACATCGTATTTCATTGAACCTGTACAGTGGATGGAATCTGCTTTGTTGGGCGTGATGGATGGACAGgtaagaacacattttattttctgcagtttCATTATGTCATCTAtagtttgttgtttcttgccctctAGACCATATTTTAACTGGTGTTTCACTCTATCATAAGTACTTTCCTTATGAAGATTGTATCTTTCTAGGGCAGATAAGAGTCTATCaaattaagtaagtaagtaaaaatcCAGCCTATCTAAAGTAGTGAACCACTTTTGGTTGAGAGCTGTTGGTCTAAGTTAATTCCTTTTAAggctgtttatattttttcaaatagacTAATGTAAGCCGAttagaatatatttaacaaattcaAACTTGGTAACAAGTAGGGCAAATcaaggattttaaaattatatttaaagtttctttctcttcttctcttcctttttctcttttggctcttctctcttttttcctgataTTTCGGTTCAGTATGTTTGCTAAgagattcattttcattttcctattcttAAGAATGCAGCTCATGAGAGCATCCTGGGATGGCCACATTTCTCCTTTAGGTTTacttaatattaatttaaagatATTCTTAATCTAAGATACAGTTAGTCTTAATGATTGTAAAGGTTTTTATGgtttgtataataaaaattttatgaaactcACTATATTTCacttgaagaatacaataatgtACAAAATAGGTAGAACGTATATAGTTATATGTGAGGAAACAGTTTATGTTAGCATCTTGCCTAAAAAGAGGTACTTTATATTCAAACCCATGTTTTCAGACAATTCTGCTTATTGAGATGTAAgtcacatactatataatttacccatttaaagtgtacagttcagtggtttttagaatattcacagAATTTTTGCAACATCATTGTTTTCATCATTCCCAGAATAAACGCTATACCCGTTAGCAGTCACTTCCCGTTCTTGGTGGTATCATTTGCAGCAGtagggtttttaattttgaaatatactttatctgtttttttctttcttgcttgctttcttttgtgGCTTGTGCTTTTGGCTTGCTGCTCTTATTTAGCCTGGAAAACATATAAGATGAAGGCATTTTTATGGAAGATTCTATGTCACGTTTGTGCATACTTCTCTGTACACTTATTTGAATGTTCCTATAGACCTAAAAGTGGAATCCCTGTCCTGTGGAGGGATGTGTATGTCTTAAATGCTGCTAATATTCCACCCTGACAATAAAAATCCTTATACAAATTTGCTTTTCGCTAACATTGAATGCATGTATCCATTTCTCCATACCCTTGGCGTAATGGGTATTATAAAACGTAAAGTTTTGTCAATCGGGgacatgaaaaatgtttttcttaaaatgttttaatttgaatttccatttCTACTGCTGAGGACCAATATTGTTATGTATTTATCAGCTATTTATAGcttctttttctataaatttccTTTACATCCTTGGTCCATTTTTCTAtggattttgcctttttcttattgaattataGGATCTCTTTATATAGTCTAGATGTTAATGATTTTTCTaatgtattgcaaatatcttctgtctGTTGCTTATTTCAGCTTTGTGGTATATTTtgtcatattaaaatttaagataCTTCTGTCATCAAATTTGGTTTCTGAGTTTTATGTCCAGAGTTTATATCAtctaagattaaaaataagactCCCTGCCTCATGTCATGCACAGAATAACAGgctaaacttaaaaaataatgctcTGAACACATCAGAATACAATATAATAGGcatgttcaggtttttttttttatttatctattttactggagtatcagtttgtttttaaatagccaTGAATCTGAGGCCTAGCCTACATGCTACCAATATCAGTACTGATCTGACATGAGGCTCCTAACATGCTTTCCTAGTCTTCGGCCTTGATGATCTTAGTTTGAGATATTAAGCTGCAGACTGATTTAAAAGGCAACACATAACCTTTCACATCCTGAAATCTTGCATCATATCTCAACCTTTACCTTCCCCCCCATACTGGGATTAATCTGGTCCTTCTCCAAACTCCCAGCATACAACGTGCTTCTTACACAATTATCATAGTCCACCATCTGTTATGGTAAATTGCCGTTGTATTTTATCTTGTTGATCCGATCATAAAACTCCTTGAAGGTAGGAGCCATGTCTtacctggtttttattttgttttgttttgtttgtgt
Proteins encoded in this region:
- the DUSP12 gene encoding dual specificity protein phosphatase 12 produces the protein MLEAQAGSHGCERRVHSRSCASSAGQMLEVRPGLYLGGAAAVAEPDHLRQAGITAVLTVDSEEPDFKSGAGMEGLRSLFVSALDKPETDLLSHLDRCVAFISRARAEGRSVLVHCHAGVSRSVAIITAFMMKTDQLTFEKAYENLQIIKPEAKVNEGFEWQLKLYQAMGYEVDTSSAIYKQYRLQKVTEKYPELQNLPQELFAVDPTTISQGLKDGILYKCRKCRRSLFRSSSILDHNEGSGPIAFAHKRVTPSFTLTTGSPAQCTSYFIEPVQWMESALLGVMDGQLLCPKCNAKLGSFNWYGEQCSCGRWITPAFQIHKNRVDEMKMLPVLGSQTRKI